From one Candidatus Methanoplasma termitum genomic stretch:
- a CDS encoding PaaI family thioesterase yields MDMETLRRLVDPELYEHLDNLLEMCNTPYAVENGIELVSANKESVWMKKTVTPQDLNSNGVVHGATIFGLMDQTFAVICNMDVRTVGLSCNIIYHRPCFGSVIEAEAKIINRSRSLMTVDVYLWSEGKLISTAACIGFITERPKR; encoded by the coding sequence ATGGACATGGAGACCCTGCGCAGGCTGGTGGATCCGGAACTGTACGAACATCTGGATAACCTTCTTGAGATGTGCAATACACCCTATGCGGTGGAGAATGGCATAGAGCTTGTCAGTGCGAACAAAGAATCTGTGTGGATGAAGAAGACGGTCACCCCTCAGGATCTGAACAGCAACGGCGTCGTACACGGCGCGACAATATTCGGTCTTATGGACCAAACGTTCGCCGTAATATGCAACATGGATGTCCGCACGGTCGGTCTTTCATGCAATATCATATACCACCGCCCGTGCTTCGGAAGCGTCATTGAAGCCGAAGCAAAGATCATCAATAGATCCAGATCGTTGATGACCGTCGATGTGTACCTTTGGTCTGAGGGCAAACTCATCTCTACGGCTGCCTGTATCGGTTTCATCACCGAGAGGCCTAAGAGATGA
- a CDS encoding 3'-5' exonuclease family protein, whose translation MADDIFVIQALPTGPDGYPYDEIADIAICKVDLKSGTYQTVYHNIISYDPKQLGKKKLDYLAAVGKIYAEDLYAGDPEKKVTGEVSQMIEGNNVAAYDGKHEFGRYMTYGNWGLTHRTSIMPSVSAKMPISLKCRFPSDEPITIRKAYRRLLRNDPACIGTGRRAIHLAQMTSELMIHMRGKGKY comes from the coding sequence GTGGCAGACGATATATTCGTAATACAGGCGCTCCCGACCGGCCCTGACGGCTATCCTTACGATGAGATAGCGGACATAGCCATCTGCAAAGTGGATCTTAAGAGCGGTACATATCAGACGGTCTACCACAACATCATATCTTATGATCCGAAACAGCTGGGAAAGAAGAAGCTCGATTATCTTGCTGCGGTGGGGAAGATATATGCCGAAGATCTCTACGCCGGAGACCCGGAGAAGAAAGTGACGGGAGAAGTATCGCAGATGATCGAAGGGAACAATGTTGCCGCATACGACGGCAAGCATGAGTTCGGTAGATACATGACATACGGCAACTGGGGCCTCACGCACCGTACCTCGATCATGCCGTCGGTCTCGGCGAAGATGCCGATCAGCCTCAAATGCAGGTTCCCTTCGGACGAGCCCATCACAATAAGAAAAGCTTACAGAAGGCTCTTGAGGAACGACCCCGCTTGCATCGGAACAGGGAGAAGAGCGATACATCTGGCACAAATGACATCAGAGCTCATGATACATATGAGGGGCAAAGGCAAATATTAA
- a CDS encoding Rcat domain-containing protein — MSTNKCPHCGEYIQKNSLTCQKCFKEIPRDQPLSPEYVIKEDKKEKSGKPPTVAVLLAVIPPFFGLLGLGMIYLDHRDKNGYWILAIGLALFLPFLALLYIMSSSGFLSAVLLFIVLVIIFLLYASAAAAAFIETVFGSVFRILKF; from the coding sequence ATGAGCACGAACAAATGCCCCCACTGCGGAGAATATATTCAAAAGAACAGTCTGACGTGCCAGAAGTGTTTCAAAGAGATACCGCGCGATCAGCCGTTGAGCCCGGAATATGTTATCAAAGAGGATAAGAAAGAGAAATCCGGAAAACCTCCTACAGTCGCAGTGCTGCTTGCCGTGATACCTCCATTCTTCGGCCTCCTCGGTCTCGGTATGATATATCTGGACCATAGGGACAAGAACGGATACTGGATATTGGCCATAGGGCTGGCGTTGTTCCTGCCGTTCTTGGCATTGTTATATATAATGAGCAGCTCGGGCTTCCTGTCCGCCGTTCTGTTGTTCATTGTGCTCGTGATAATATTCCTTCTCTATGCCTCGGCGGCAGCGGCAGCATTCATCGAGACCGTGTTCGGTTCGGTCTTCAGGATACTCAAATTTTAA
- a CDS encoding TrkH family potassium uptake protein: MFHTLKLRIKNIAIWESSTVKVLGLVELMLGMALLMPAVIAFMYDEDPMVFIVPAPILLILGAFQYLFFKRGQTLRPASGLMMIFLVWWIAFFVSAVPLYLYGMSFVDSLFQGISGFTATGASIMNGISSHSLVFWVAFTQWAGGLAIIVLFLYLIPMMGLGGKAFLNNELAGSESYNFSMKISGAVSNFVAIYVLLSAVEAILLVISGVSVFESVTTMFSTISTGGFMANGSMADYSFVVQFIVLAFMFLGGTNFYLHYRAIYKRELSAYRTSQEFIWTVISVIASTVIIMAIIFAIGNGQISDIGGTFWDTLFTVVSFGTTTGYAVVDQPFWPIATYVVFWLVMLAGFMSGSTSGGIKIYRFLIIKSYITNGVYKMFHPLAVKDVKMDNQSVNNDAVVSAVLVISMFIGTVVVSLLITIILEPSLSISESTGLAVAAISNSGVNMGTATFMELKDATKIFMAFMMWVGRLEVIIALLLFTKTFWSDLAMDIKGNRAKRGKA; this comes from the coding sequence ATGTTCCATACGCTGAAACTCCGCATTAAGAATATTGCTATATGGGAAAGCAGCACCGTCAAGGTGCTGGGATTGGTGGAGCTGATGCTGGGTATGGCATTGCTGATGCCTGCGGTCATTGCTTTTATGTATGATGAGGACCCGATGGTCTTCATTGTGCCCGCGCCCATCCTTTTGATATTGGGCGCGTTCCAGTATCTTTTTTTCAAACGCGGACAAACTCTGAGGCCGGCAAGCGGTCTGATGATGATATTCCTTGTTTGGTGGATAGCATTCTTTGTCAGTGCGGTCCCGCTCTATCTGTACGGCATGAGCTTTGTGGATTCCCTGTTCCAGGGGATCAGCGGATTCACTGCCACAGGCGCATCCATAATGAATGGGATATCTTCGCACAGCCTGGTCTTCTGGGTGGCATTCACGCAATGGGCCGGCGGTCTGGCTATCATCGTACTTTTCCTGTATTTGATCCCGATGATGGGATTGGGAGGTAAAGCCTTCTTAAATAATGAACTTGCAGGCTCAGAGTCGTACAATTTCTCGATGAAGATAAGCGGAGCGGTCAGCAATTTCGTTGCGATATATGTTCTTCTTTCTGCAGTAGAGGCTATTTTGCTTGTTATCAGCGGGGTCAGTGTTTTCGAATCGGTGACGACGATGTTCTCGACCATATCAACCGGAGGATTCATGGCAAACGGAAGCATGGCAGATTATTCTTTTGTCGTACAATTTATCGTTCTCGCTTTCATGTTCTTGGGAGGTACGAACTTCTATCTGCACTACCGTGCGATATACAAAAGGGAACTGTCCGCATACAGGACCAGTCAGGAGTTCATATGGACGGTCATCAGTGTCATAGCTTCAACTGTGATAATTATGGCAATTATTTTCGCTATCGGCAACGGGCAGATATCAGACATCGGCGGCACATTCTGGGATACTCTTTTCACAGTGGTGTCCTTCGGAACAACAACAGGGTACGCAGTTGTGGATCAACCGTTCTGGCCTATTGCCACCTATGTTGTATTTTGGTTGGTCATGCTGGCCGGTTTCATGTCCGGGTCCACATCGGGAGGGATCAAGATCTATAGGTTCCTGATCATCAAATCTTACATCACGAACGGTGTCTACAAAATGTTCCACCCCCTTGCGGTCAAAGACGTGAAGATGGACAACCAGTCCGTGAACAACGATGCGGTCGTATCGGCGGTGTTGGTTATCTCTATGTTCATAGGCACAGTCGTTGTTTCGTTGCTCATTACTATCATATTGGAACCGAGCCTGAGCATCTCGGAGTCTACGGGCTTGGCGGTAGCGGCTATAAGCAACTCAGGTGTGAATATGGGCACAGCCACATTTATGGAACTCAAAGATGCGACAAAGATATTCATGGCATTTATGATGTGGGTGGGACGTTTGGAGGTCATTATCGCACTATTGCTATTCACCAAGACGTTCTGGTCAGATCTAGCAATGGACATAAAGGGGAATAGGGCAAAAAGAGGGAAGGCCTGA
- a CDS encoding DUF4139 domain-containing protein yields the protein MNNAKQTPTSIESRITDVTVYLSGAQITRKCAVPAAQGAQKYVFKKLPGRLQPESIQVSAGEGIVIHSVEHAVNYLQTADYSGKITQLQKKLDVLTNDRQNEWNKIELGQLEENMFAENRKLAGTESGLKADELKAAILFYNERMAAVRESRMACNLRIKELNEEINSIQAQLGRYTGTRSEPVSEITVTLAADGNSAGKELTLSYFIFDASWAPSYDIRAKDTNSNIALHYKAKVSQHSGENWEEVKMTLSTGNPRAGGVCPQLNPWYIDFYREVQHSQFQAFNAAPAMKMKSEHSLNPLEDIQIQVSEEYKPSVTVTESVTSVEYNITAPYTVASGDGGQDVEITVHSLPAKYRYYSIRKLEREVFLLAAVSGWEQLNLIAGEASIFFENRYVGKAYIDPRRADENIDLSLGVDKSVIVTRIRGKDFTAKTLTGGNVKQTRQWELTARNLKAVPIEIEMLDQVPVSVNKQITVDITEVSGADLDKDTGTLTWKFTLKPSESKSASVKYVVTSPKNTTVLLE from the coding sequence ATGAATAACGCTAAACAAACACCAACTTCAATCGAGAGCCGCATCACCGACGTGACTGTCTACCTCTCCGGAGCTCAGATAACCCGGAAATGCGCCGTGCCTGCGGCGCAAGGGGCGCAGAAATATGTCTTTAAAAAGCTCCCCGGGCGATTGCAGCCGGAAAGCATTCAGGTCTCTGCAGGAGAAGGCATAGTCATTCATTCTGTGGAGCATGCTGTCAACTATCTTCAAACAGCGGATTATTCCGGCAAGATCACACAGCTTCAAAAGAAGCTCGATGTTCTGACCAACGATCGCCAAAATGAATGGAACAAGATAGAACTGGGGCAGTTAGAAGAGAACATGTTCGCAGAGAACAGAAAACTTGCCGGAACAGAATCGGGGCTGAAAGCAGACGAGCTCAAGGCCGCCATTTTATTCTACAATGAAAGAATGGCCGCCGTTCGGGAAAGTCGCATGGCCTGCAACCTAAGAATAAAAGAGCTGAATGAAGAGATAAACTCGATACAGGCTCAGCTTGGCAGATATACCGGCACACGTTCGGAACCGGTGAGCGAGATCACCGTTACCCTTGCCGCAGATGGGAACTCTGCCGGGAAAGAACTGACACTGTCATATTTCATCTTTGACGCAAGCTGGGCACCGTCCTACGACATCCGTGCGAAAGATACGAACAGCAATATTGCCCTGCACTATAAGGCCAAGGTGTCCCAACATTCCGGTGAGAACTGGGAAGAGGTCAAGATGACCCTTTCCACTGGCAACCCCCGTGCGGGCGGCGTCTGCCCGCAGCTGAACCCGTGGTACATTGACTTCTACAGGGAGGTACAGCACAGCCAATTCCAAGCGTTCAATGCGGCACCGGCTATGAAAATGAAAAGCGAGCACAGCCTCAATCCGTTAGAAGATATCCAGATCCAAGTGAGCGAAGAGTACAAACCGTCTGTGACCGTGACCGAATCGGTGACAAGCGTGGAATACAACATCACCGCCCCATATACCGTCGCCAGCGGCGACGGCGGGCAGGATGTGGAGATAACCGTACATTCCCTGCCCGCAAAGTACCGCTATTACAGCATCCGAAAGCTGGAGCGCGAAGTATTCCTGCTGGCGGCTGTCAGCGGATGGGAGCAATTGAATCTCATCGCAGGGGAAGCGTCCATCTTCTTTGAGAACAGGTATGTCGGTAAAGCATACATCGACCCGCGCCGTGCCGATGAAAATATAGACCTGTCGCTGGGTGTGGATAAATCTGTTATCGTAACGCGCATTCGCGGCAAGGATTTCACAGCAAAAACCCTCACAGGTGGTAACGTAAAGCAGACCCGCCAGTGGGAGCTTACCGCCCGCAACCTGAAGGCCGTTCCGATCGAGATAGAAATGTTGGACCAGGTCCCTGTTTCGGTGAACAAACAGATCACGGTCGACATAACGGAGGTCTCGGGTGCCGATCTGGACAAGGACACAGGCACACTGACGTGGAAATTCACGCTGAAGCCCTCCGAGTCCAAGTCAGCCTCTGTGAAGTACGTTGTGACCAGCCCGAAGAACACTACGGTTCTTTTGGAGTAA
- a CDS encoding DUF2188 domain-containing protein, which yields MASKLGSAEKKGKDQYVLPHPDGGWQVKGEGNSKATVRTKTEEDAIRVAKEIAWNQGSKYIPYEKNKGLLKRK from the coding sequence ATGGCATCAAAACTTGGATCCGCCGAAAAGAAGGGCAAGGATCAGTATGTTCTGCCCCATCCGGACGGCGGATGGCAGGTAAAAGGCGAAGGTAATTCCAAAGCGACCGTAAGGACCAAAACGGAAGAGGATGCTATAAGGGTTGCAAAGGAGATCGCCTGGAATCAGGGTTCTAAGTACATTCCGTATGAAAAGAACAAAGGTTTGTTAAAAAGAAAATAA
- the xseB gene encoding exodeoxyribonuclease VII small subunit produces the protein MMEADEMTFEESLRTLEQLVNELEMGNLELDRALEIYERAIALRDHCRKILDECDRRVRKMIETSEGIKKEDLIID, from the coding sequence ATGATGGAAGCAGATGAAATGACATTCGAAGAAAGTCTGAGGACGCTAGAGCAGCTCGTGAATGAATTGGAGATGGGAAATCTGGAGCTCGATAGGGCACTGGAGATCTATGAGAGGGCGATCGCTCTGAGAGATCACTGCAGAAAGATACTTGACGAGTGCGACAGAAGGGTCCGGAAGATGATCGAGACATCTGAAGGAATTAAAAAAGAAGATCTGATCATTGATTGA
- a CDS encoding NAD-binding protein, with protein MKVVIVGAGNVGFTSAKALSKSHDVLIVEKDATMAENAKALLNASVLHEDGSNPRVIEAAIKRIDADTIISAIPDDAHNIFICLMAKRVKPTIQTVACLRDPDFTVKTSKEGLEGIDILISPELITSEKIEKLAVLENAITYDRLPGMNIDLATFRIGEGHKLVGKVVLDIDKPADCNIIAVNREGNVILNNETTEIHVGDRIRVIGSPESITLFNKLVGVEREAKEFVILGASIVGMETAKRLAQSNKKRLVKLIENNEGRSRFAARELDGVTVVCGDFIDVAVLKSEDVQRADVIIAASQVDERNLLACIAGLRFGTKKIISKYSNEEYEKIFRYTGIESIIGYHRIIYNEITKNLIFDDNAILATEGNREFFFSVVVGSRSPLLDNRLGDINLPDGVKIAAVKRGNRTIYPRMDTKFVENDRVLVFTHMANPVKLNRMFGSSKPLEL; from the coding sequence ATGAAGGTAGTGATAGTCGGAGCAGGCAACGTAGGTTTCACCTCTGCAAAGGCGCTTTCCAAGTCGCATGATGTTCTGATAGTTGAGAAGGACGCCACAATGGCGGAGAATGCAAAAGCGTTGCTGAACGCATCGGTGCTGCATGAGGACGGCAGCAATCCGAGAGTGATAGAGGCTGCTATCAAAAGGATCGATGCGGATACAATAATATCTGCGATACCAGACGACGCCCACAATATTTTCATATGCTTGATGGCAAAACGCGTAAAACCAACCATCCAGACGGTCGCTTGCCTGAGGGATCCGGACTTTACCGTAAAAACATCCAAAGAAGGGCTGGAAGGAATAGACATTCTGATCTCGCCCGAACTCATCACGTCCGAAAAAATAGAAAAGCTCGCTGTTCTGGAGAATGCGATTACCTATGACCGCCTTCCCGGAATGAACATAGATCTCGCGACATTCAGGATAGGAGAAGGACACAAACTTGTAGGAAAGGTGGTTCTCGACATTGATAAACCGGCTGACTGCAACATCATCGCTGTCAACCGCGAAGGGAATGTGATATTGAACAATGAGACGACGGAGATACATGTCGGGGACAGAATAAGAGTGATAGGTTCTCCCGAATCCATCACTTTATTCAACAAATTGGTCGGGGTCGAGAGAGAGGCAAAGGAGTTCGTGATCCTCGGCGCAAGCATAGTGGGAATGGAGACGGCGAAAAGGCTCGCACAGAGCAACAAGAAAAGGCTGGTAAAGTTAATTGAGAACAATGAGGGCCGCAGCAGGTTCGCCGCGAGAGAACTGGATGGCGTCACTGTTGTATGTGGGGACTTCATCGATGTCGCAGTGCTGAAATCGGAAGATGTTCAAAGGGCGGACGTGATAATCGCCGCATCGCAAGTGGATGAACGTAACCTGCTTGCTTGTATCGCAGGCCTAAGATTCGGAACGAAGAAGATAATTTCAAAATATTCTAACGAGGAATACGAAAAGATATTCAGATACACCGGGATAGAATCGATCATAGGGTACCACCGCATTATCTATAACGAGATAACGAAGAACCTGATCTTCGACGACAACGCAATATTGGCGACCGAAGGTAACAGAGAGTTCTTCTTCAGTGTTGTTGTGGGCTCGAGATCGCCGCTGCTCGACAACCGTCTGGGTGACATCAATCTACCGGATGGGGTCAAAATAGCGGCCGTCAAAAGAGGAAACAGGACCATCTATCCCCGCATGGACACAAAGTTTGTGGAAAATGACAGAGTGCTCGTATTTACTCATATGGCCAACCCGGTCAAGCTTAACAGAATGTTCGGGAGCAGCAAGCCGTTGGAGCTGTGA
- a CDS encoding tetratricopeptide repeat protein produces the protein MEKEKVLKEIQSSIRAGKTDLASIQIREMANNFSDDPFTLLTCASLLKVIGDEKGAKKIVDGIVGNIKDENRLEVSKGLRGIGYPAEAEKLLADVLGGDDMFREIMLVSFDLGKYSECTASYGKLSTPTIDDTAMMIDSVSASGDHNRAVKLAKELLAEAPDDLNVQKCYCSAMISAGMSKEAGKFVKDNLKKNKSSSDADALASYFLWIEGKSKSAGAYASKAIKADPENTMAMEILAYCLVEKKKLQEAKIVAGAINEKRPGDPAVVRILDACRNAD, from the coding sequence ATGGAGAAAGAGAAAGTTCTGAAAGAAATACAATCCAGCATACGGGCCGGCAAAACTGACCTGGCATCGATACAGATCCGGGAAATGGCCAATAATTTCTCTGATGACCCGTTCACGTTGTTGACCTGTGCATCGCTTTTGAAGGTCATTGGGGATGAGAAAGGTGCAAAAAAGATCGTTGACGGCATCGTCGGCAATATAAAGGACGAGAACAGGCTTGAGGTTTCCAAAGGCCTGCGTGGTATTGGTTACCCGGCTGAGGCAGAAAAGCTGCTTGCTGATGTCCTCGGAGGCGATGATATGTTCAGAGAGATTATGCTTGTGTCCTTTGATCTTGGAAAATATTCTGAGTGCACCGCATCATATGGGAAACTGTCAACCCCTACGATCGATGACACTGCGATGATGATAGATTCTGTTTCCGCAAGCGGCGATCACAACCGCGCGGTGAAACTGGCAAAAGAACTTCTCGCCGAAGCGCCTGATGACCTGAACGTGCAGAAATGCTACTGCTCGGCTATGATATCCGCAGGTATGTCGAAGGAAGCGGGTAAGTTCGTAAAGGACAACCTAAAAAAGAATAAGAGCTCATCGGATGCAGATGCCTTGGCGTCATACTTCCTGTGGATCGAGGGGAAATCAAAAAGTGCCGGCGCGTATGCATCGAAAGCGATCAAGGCGGATCCTGAGAACACAATGGCGATGGAGATACTGGCATATTGCCTCGTCGAGAAAAAAAAATTACAAGAAGCAAAGATCGTTGCCGGCGCCATCAACGAGAAAAGACCGGGCGACCCGGCAGTGGTAAGGATATTGGACGCCTGCAGAAACGCCGATTGA
- a CDS encoding AAA family ATPase, translating into MMLKGFSIYGLFGEYSYEIDLSDSNITFIHSLNGYGKSTIMKLINDILKGNIDEVGNVNFERMDLRFDNGTALIVENDGEQPLLQMQKNELEEEIQPEDLKSILDVLYISPDRSIIMGCGELRPALNIYMESLMEKLRDAKEDNKLASVPKKGRKEYNDAELEFWSKDLKAKLDFMKRAGMEPDMPSGRRFPPTRFEIMKHRQDYEDLAFSVEEYINKYYELAESAIVYVDIVNDLLVRKNIYFNEGSILSVRMDNGAALPIDKLSSGEKQILIMFYLFLFVAKHKSLVIIDEPEISLHVAWQQSLGKTFSDIAKLRGLHVIVATHSPQVIHDKWDLSVELRIENDK; encoded by the coding sequence ATGATGCTCAAAGGATTCTCCATATACGGCCTGTTCGGCGAATATAGCTACGAGATTGATCTCAGCGACAGCAACATAACGTTCATCCATTCGCTCAACGGATATGGAAAATCCACAATAATGAAACTTATCAATGATATCCTGAAAGGGAACATTGATGAGGTGGGGAACGTCAACTTTGAGAGAATGGATCTGAGGTTCGACAACGGCACCGCCCTCATAGTTGAGAATGACGGAGAACAACCGCTCTTACAAATGCAGAAGAACGAGCTGGAAGAGGAAATTCAGCCGGAAGATCTGAAGAGCATACTGGATGTGCTCTATATTTCGCCGGACAGATCGATCATCATGGGGTGCGGAGAGCTCAGGCCAGCATTAAACATATACATGGAAAGCTTGATGGAAAAGCTCAGAGACGCGAAAGAAGACAACAAGCTCGCAAGCGTCCCGAAAAAGGGCAGGAAAGAATATAACGACGCTGAGCTGGAATTCTGGAGCAAGGACCTCAAGGCAAAGCTGGACTTCATGAAGCGTGCAGGGATGGAACCGGATATGCCATCCGGGCGCAGATTCCCACCCACAAGGTTCGAGATAATGAAGCACAGGCAGGACTACGAGGATCTGGCATTCTCTGTGGAAGAATATATCAACAAATATTACGAACTTGCCGAGTCAGCGATTGTTTATGTAGATATTGTGAACGATCTTCTGGTAAGGAAAAACATCTACTTCAATGAAGGAAGCATCCTGAGCGTCAGAATGGACAACGGCGCTGCGTTGCCGATAGATAAGCTGTCTTCGGGGGAGAAGCAGATCCTGATAATGTTCTATCTGTTCCTTTTCGTTGCAAAGCACAAGTCCCTGGTGATAATCGACGAACCTGAGATATCCCTCCACGTGGCATGGCAGCAGAGCCTCGGAAAGACATTCTCCGATATAGCCAAACTGCGCGGGTTGCATGTGATCGTCGCAACCCACTCACCTCAGGTGATACATGACAAATGGGATTTGTCTGTTGAGCTGAGGATTGAAAATGATAAATGA
- a CDS encoding DUF4435 domain-containing protein, translated as MINDLTSFDIANTVSMLRSSHKGPIVVVEGVTDSRLFGKFIDRDDVKIIIAHSKDNVRRSVAEVWGKRNDKKVIGIVDADIDRLLGMTVNPPIFFSDKRDLEAMMMSSGALDDLLAEYSEPEQIEKFEEKYGSIREVIARSSYPIGLLMFISMTEGIGLYFKDMDYSYFINKKTLAIDIMKMINSVFAQSVNKSIGKKDLADKIFEREELLDDPWIAVRGHDAVAILTIGLQNAFGSYNCLGIKDGQVSGALRLAFGLDYFEDTDLYKDTVKWSARNGFVLWINQ; from the coding sequence ATGATAAATGATCTTACTTCATTCGATATAGCTAACACCGTCTCAATGCTGAGATCGTCACACAAGGGGCCGATCGTAGTCGTGGAAGGTGTGACCGACTCCCGTTTGTTCGGTAAATTCATTGACAGGGACGATGTGAAGATCATCATCGCCCACTCCAAAGATAATGTCAGGAGATCCGTTGCCGAGGTATGGGGTAAAAGGAATGATAAAAAAGTGATCGGGATTGTGGATGCAGATATCGACAGGCTTTTGGGTATGACTGTCAACCCGCCGATCTTCTTTTCCGACAAAAGGGATCTGGAAGCCATGATGATGAGCTCCGGCGCCCTTGACGATCTGCTGGCAGAGTATTCCGAACCGGAGCAAATAGAAAAGTTCGAAGAGAAGTACGGATCGATAAGAGAGGTCATTGCGAGATCATCGTATCCGATCGGACTGTTGATGTTCATCTCAATGACGGAGGGGATCGGATTATATTTTAAGGATATGGACTACTCTTATTTCATAAACAAAAAGACGCTGGCTATAGACATAATGAAGATGATCAATTCGGTTTTTGCACAGTCCGTAAACAAAAGCATTGGGAAAAAGGATCTTGCCGATAAGATATTCGAGAGGGAAGAGTTGCTTGACGATCCATGGATAGCGGTCAGGGGGCACGATGCAGTGGCCATACTGACCATAGGATTACAGAACGCATTCGGTTCATATAATTGCCTGGGTATAAAGGATGGTCAGGTGAGCGGCGCACTGCGGCTGGCGTTCGGGCTGGATTACTTCGAGGATACGGATCTTTACAAAGACACGGTCAAATGGTCTGCGAGGAACGGTTTTGTTCTGTGGATCAATCAATGA
- the xseA gene encoding exodeoxyribonuclease VII large subunit — MAETITVTQLNTRVRSILSESPAVKDIWVMGEISNLKKYPSGHYYFTLKDSGSEIRGVMFKPSRGRIDFEPQDNMKVSAFGRVDLYVERGSYQFIVETMQRSGVGDLYLAYEALKKKLEAEGLFDSSRKRKLPLYPKVIGVVTSPTGAVIHDIITTSGRLFPADILLYPAQVQGKGAAESIVKGIESLNKEGVDIIIVGRGGGSIEDLWAFNEEVVARAIASSEAPIISAVGHETDFTIADFVADVRAPTPTGAAELALRDRKEVNKHLDTDMIRLNKSLLRVLDRMHYRFRILDSKLDPKRAEQKVSMHSMRLDELYSRMNSALIGKAETSRRRFIKADSKMDTRIQRMLENSNKDLQRYSERLESINPMKVLDRGYALVTDYDGTALTSSRQVHIGKEINIILKDGKAEAKVKKVEMR; from the coding sequence ATGGCGGAGACGATAACTGTAACTCAATTGAATACGAGGGTCAGATCCATACTGTCCGAGTCTCCTGCTGTTAAGGACATCTGGGTCATGGGGGAGATATCTAATTTAAAAAAATATCCTTCCGGACATTATTACTTCACGCTCAAGGACAGCGGCAGCGAGATCCGCGGCGTCATGTTCAAACCGTCGCGCGGAAGGATAGATTTCGAACCTCAGGATAACATGAAGGTCTCTGCTTTCGGAAGGGTCGATCTTTACGTTGAGAGGGGGTCGTACCAATTCATTGTGGAGACCATGCAGAGGTCAGGCGTGGGCGATCTGTACCTTGCGTATGAGGCACTGAAAAAGAAGCTCGAAGCAGAGGGTCTGTTCGACAGTTCAAGAAAAAGGAAGCTGCCGCTTTATCCCAAGGTGATAGGTGTTGTGACATCTCCCACCGGAGCCGTAATACATGATATTATCACAACCTCCGGCCGGCTCTTCCCTGCCGATATCCTCCTATACCCTGCACAGGTGCAGGGTAAGGGTGCCGCCGAATCCATTGTCAAAGGGATCGAGTCTCTTAACAAAGAAGGCGTGGACATTATCATTGTGGGAAGGGGCGGGGGGTCCATTGAAGACTTATGGGCGTTCAATGAAGAGGTCGTCGCAAGAGCTATAGCATCTTCGGAGGCCCCGATCATATCCGCCGTAGGGCATGAAACAGACTTCACCATAGCCGACTTTGTCGCTGATGTCAGAGCTCCTACGCCGACTGGTGCCGCAGAGCTTGCGTTAAGAGACCGCAAAGAGGTTAACAAACATCTGGATACCGACATGATCAGACTGAATAAATCACTCTTGAGAGTATTGGATCGGATGCATTATCGGTTCAGGATATTGGATTCTAAGCTTGATCCTAAACGCGCTGAACAAAAGGTATCGATGCATTCGATGAGACTCGACGAATTGTATTCGAGGATGAACTCGGCGCTTATCGGAAAAGCTGAGACCTCTCGGAGAAGGTTCATAAAGGCCGATTCAAAAATGGATACCAGGATCCAAAGGATGCTTGAGAACAGCAATAAGGATCTTCAGAGGTACTCCGAAAGGCTCGAAAGCATAAACCCGATGAAAGTACTGGACAGAGGATACGCGTTGGTCACCGATTATGACGGTACAGCCCTTACTTCTTCAAGGCAGGTTCATATCGGGAAGGAAATCAACATAATACTGAAAGACGGAAAGGCAGAGGCAAAGGTCAAGAAAGTGGAGATGAGATGA